One stretch of Micromonospora echinospora DNA includes these proteins:
- a CDS encoding M23 family metallopeptidase, translating into MSTERPRDPRHHRRSRRRVARAAFVVGVLAALAAVAYVVVPLLRPPGPRPAFQLPVACGETWRLSTYPGHDDYDIDLFPTTGEAWGRPVLASAAGTVTVAGVNGSLGGRTPQDPNGPKGRGGGYWVKIDHGGKWETQYLHLLEPPLVKPGQRVARGDQLGRVGSTGDSGAPHLHYEQRRGWEKVETHFDGLPSGITSDDRAYTVRLTSANCDQRRP; encoded by the coding sequence ATGAGCACCGAGCGCCCGCGCGACCCACGCCACCACCGTCGGTCGCGCCGCCGCGTGGCCCGCGCCGCGTTTGTCGTCGGGGTGCTCGCCGCATTGGCCGCCGTCGCGTACGTCGTGGTGCCGCTGCTGCGGCCACCGGGCCCACGACCGGCCTTCCAGCTCCCTGTGGCCTGTGGCGAGACGTGGCGTCTCTCGACCTATCCCGGGCACGACGACTACGACATCGACCTGTTCCCGACCACGGGCGAGGCGTGGGGGCGGCCCGTGCTTGCCTCCGCCGCGGGCACGGTCACCGTGGCGGGCGTCAACGGATCCCTCGGCGGTCGCACCCCGCAGGACCCGAACGGCCCGAAGGGGCGGGGCGGCGGTTACTGGGTCAAGATCGACCACGGCGGGAAGTGGGAGACGCAGTACCTGCACCTGCTCGAACCGCCGTTGGTGAAGCCCGGTCAGCGGGTGGCCCGCGGCGACCAGCTCGGGCGGGTCGGCAGCACCGGGGACTCCGGCGCCCCGCACCTGCACTACGAGCAGCGCCGGGGATGGGAGAAGGTGGAGACCCACTTCGACGGCCTGCCGTCCGGCATCACGTCCGACGACCGTGCGTACACGGTGCGCCTGACCAGCGCCAACTGCGACCAGAGACGGCCGTAG
- a CDS encoding NADPH-dependent F420 reductase has translation MTHISIIGTGNMGQAISAIAAKGDNSVELFGKTDLDKPVTGDIVVLAVPYPAVDQVLAQRAGQLDDKIVVDITNPLNFETYDSLTVPADSSAAAEIAAKLPRSRVVKAFNTTFAGTLAEGTVGPLTTTVLIAGDDADAKAALAGVVTAAGLKAVDAGSLHRAREMEAVGFLQISLAANEKLPWSGGFGVVN, from the coding sequence ATGACGCATATCTCGATCATCGGCACCGGAAACATGGGCCAGGCCATCTCTGCGATAGCCGCCAAGGGCGACAACAGCGTCGAACTGTTCGGCAAGACCGATCTCGACAAGCCGGTCACCGGTGACATCGTGGTGCTCGCCGTGCCCTACCCGGCGGTGGACCAGGTGCTCGCTCAGCGCGCCGGTCAGCTCGACGACAAGATCGTCGTCGACATCACCAACCCGCTGAACTTCGAGACCTACGACTCGCTCACCGTTCCCGCCGACTCCTCGGCCGCCGCGGAGATCGCGGCGAAGCTCCCACGCTCCCGGGTGGTCAAGGCGTTCAACACCACCTTCGCCGGCACCCTCGCCGAGGGGACCGTCGGACCGCTCACCACCACCGTGCTCATCGCCGGCGACGACGCGGACGCCAAGGCCGCCCTCGCGGGCGTGGTCACCGCCGCCGGGCTGAAGGCCGTCGACGCCGGCTCCCTCCACCGCGCCCGCGAGATGGAGGCCGTCGGCTTCCTGCAGATCAGCCTGGCGGCGAACGAGAAGCTTCCCTGGTCCGGCGGCTTCGGCGTGGTCAACTGA
- a CDS encoding DedA family protein, which translates to MVDKVVEALVGLPPVLVLTLVVVLPALESSTLLGLVVPGETAILIGGLVAHGGALPLWAVVAAGTVGACLGDQAGYALGRRYGPSVLARAPRVLRRRLDLARARRLVARRGAWAVLIGRWVAVLRAVVPLIAGTGGMRWPVFLRANLAGGLVWATAVAVLGYLGAASYRYLERELGIGEWVLLALIGAVVALRIWRIRRKAAH; encoded by the coding sequence GTGGTGGACAAGGTGGTGGAGGCGCTCGTCGGGCTGCCGCCGGTCCTGGTCCTGACCCTGGTGGTCGTCCTGCCGGCTCTGGAGTCCTCGACGCTGCTCGGGCTGGTCGTACCGGGTGAGACAGCGATCCTGATCGGCGGGCTGGTGGCCCACGGTGGTGCGCTACCGCTGTGGGCGGTGGTCGCCGCCGGGACCGTCGGGGCGTGCCTCGGTGACCAGGCCGGGTACGCCCTGGGCCGCCGGTACGGCCCGAGCGTGCTCGCCCGCGCCCCGCGAGTGCTGCGCCGGCGTCTCGACCTTGCCCGGGCCCGCCGCCTGGTCGCCCGTCGCGGGGCGTGGGCGGTGCTCATCGGACGCTGGGTGGCGGTGCTGCGGGCCGTTGTCCCCCTGATCGCCGGGACCGGTGGGATGCGCTGGCCGGTGTTCCTCCGGGCGAACCTGGCCGGCGGGCTGGTGTGGGCGACAGCCGTGGCGGTGCTGGGGTACCTGGGCGCCGCCTCCTACCGGTATCTGGAGCGGGAACTGGGCATCGGGGAGTGGGTCCTGCTGGCCCTGATCGGCGCCGTCGTGGCGCTGCGGATCTGGCGGATCCGGCGGAAGGCGGCCCACTGA
- a CDS encoding winged helix-turn-helix transcriptional regulator: MTRVYDDPCGLARALNLVGDRWALLVVRELLLGPKRFTDLRRGLPGASQSMLTARLAELEEAGVVRRRRLGPPAGVRAYELTEWGRDLEPALLGLARWGSRSPLASSAQLSVDALALAMKTTFDPAAARDFAVRCQLRLDGDSLLVAVEDGRFDVVRVDVADSDLVIQAGVGVFRSLIFGGVPLRAADVVVRGDGEVAARLLRLFRRPTPVGVDALE, from the coding sequence ATGACGCGCGTATACGACGACCCCTGCGGCCTGGCCCGGGCGCTCAACCTGGTCGGCGACAGGTGGGCGTTGCTTGTCGTCCGCGAGTTGCTGCTCGGCCCGAAGCGCTTCACGGACCTGCGGCGCGGCCTGCCCGGTGCCAGCCAGAGCATGCTCACCGCCCGGCTCGCCGAGTTGGAGGAGGCGGGAGTGGTGCGCCGTCGGCGTCTCGGTCCGCCGGCCGGCGTCCGGGCGTACGAGCTGACCGAATGGGGGCGGGACCTCGAACCCGCCCTGCTGGGGCTGGCCAGGTGGGGGAGCCGGAGCCCGCTTGCCTCGTCGGCGCAGCTGAGTGTGGACGCGCTGGCCCTCGCCATGAAGACCACCTTCGACCCGGCCGCGGCGCGCGACTTCGCCGTACGGTGTCAGCTTCGTCTCGACGGCGACAGCCTGCTCGTCGCCGTCGAGGACGGACGGTTCGACGTGGTACGCGTGGACGTCGCCGATTCCGACCTGGTGATCCAGGCCGGCGTCGGGGTCTTCCGCTCGCTCATCTTCGGTGGCGTGCCATTGCGTGCCGCCGACGTCGTCGTCCGGGGCGACGGCGAGGTCGCGGCCCGCCTGCTGCGGCTGTTCCGGCGCCCCACGCCGGTGGGCGTCGATGCCCTGGAGTGA
- a CDS encoding alpha/beta fold hydrolase, which produces MTTYILVPGAGGDAWYWHRLVPLLEQRGHEATAVGLPAADDSAGLPEYADTVVDAAGDRGDLVVAQSMGGLTAPLVCGRLPVARLVLVNAMIPAPGETGGDWWTNTGQDQARRECDRREGRSPDGPFDPLVYFFHDVPEDITAQAMAGGSPQSGTPFAQPWPLDAWPDVPTDVLCGSADRFFPAEFQTRVAQQRLGVTPERLPGGHLLALSRPEALAAALNR; this is translated from the coding sequence GTGACGACCTACATCCTGGTGCCCGGGGCCGGCGGCGACGCCTGGTACTGGCACCGCCTGGTCCCCCTCCTGGAGCAGCGCGGCCACGAGGCGACAGCCGTCGGCCTGCCGGCCGCGGACGACAGCGCGGGACTGCCGGAGTACGCGGACACCGTGGTCGACGCGGCCGGTGACCGCGGGGACCTGGTGGTGGCCCAGTCGATGGGCGGCCTGACCGCGCCACTGGTCTGCGGCCGGCTGCCTGTCGCACGGCTGGTCCTGGTCAACGCGATGATCCCGGCGCCCGGCGAGACCGGCGGCGACTGGTGGACAAACACCGGCCAGGACCAGGCCCGCCGTGAGTGCGACCGGCGCGAGGGCCGCTCCCCCGACGGGCCGTTCGATCCGCTCGTGTACTTCTTCCACGACGTCCCGGAGGACATCACCGCGCAGGCCATGGCGGGTGGGTCACCGCAGTCGGGCACCCCGTTCGCGCAGCCCTGGCCGCTGGACGCGTGGCCCGACGTGCCGACCGACGTCCTGTGCGGCAGCGCGGACCGGTTCTTCCCGGCCGAGTTCCAGACCCGGGTGGCCCAGCAGCGGCTCGGCGTCACGCCCGAGCGGCTGCCCGGCGGTCATCTGCTGGCCCTCAGCCGGCCGGAGGCGCTGGCCGCCGCGTTGAACCGCTGA
- a CDS encoding SDR family NAD(P)-dependent oxidoreductase, whose amino-acid sequence MSFPTTRPATWFVTGTSRGIGLELVRQLLDRGDNVAATTRSAERLGAALGPVDRQRLLPLELDLTDEAAVASAVRATTDRFGAVDVVVNNAGYGFLGAVEEAGDAEVRKMFEVQVFGVWNVLRAAIPGMRAARSGHIINVSSILGLTAFPGWGLYCSAKYALEGLSDALAAEVAEFGIKVNVVEPGYTRTDFLRTSSLGLPASTADGYGAIREMTEAHLAMPGSQLGDPVKAAAAIIEVAVGGAAPLHQVLGSDSYALAKARVEALAGDIEAGRELAFTTDIAGS is encoded by the coding sequence ATGTCCTTCCCGACCACCCGTCCGGCCACCTGGTTCGTCACCGGCACATCCCGCGGCATCGGCCTCGAACTGGTCCGGCAACTGCTGGACCGGGGCGACAACGTCGCGGCGACGACCCGCTCGGCCGAGCGTCTCGGCGCGGCCCTCGGTCCGGTCGACCGGCAGCGGCTGCTTCCCCTCGAACTCGACCTGACCGACGAGGCGGCGGTGGCGTCGGCGGTCCGCGCCACCACCGACCGTTTCGGCGCCGTCGACGTCGTGGTGAACAACGCCGGCTACGGCTTCCTCGGCGCGGTCGAGGAAGCCGGCGACGCCGAGGTGCGGAAGATGTTCGAGGTGCAGGTCTTCGGCGTCTGGAACGTGCTCCGCGCGGCCATTCCCGGGATGCGCGCGGCGCGCAGCGGCCACATCATCAACGTCTCCTCGATTCTGGGCCTCACCGCCTTCCCGGGCTGGGGTCTGTACTGCTCGGCGAAGTACGCGCTGGAGGGCCTGTCGGACGCTCTCGCGGCCGAGGTCGCCGAGTTCGGTATCAAGGTCAACGTCGTGGAGCCGGGCTACACGCGTACCGACTTCCTGCGCACGTCCTCGCTCGGCCTGCCGGCGAGCACCGCCGACGGCTACGGGGCGATCCGCGAGATGACCGAGGCGCACCTGGCGATGCCCGGGAGCCAGCTCGGTGACCCGGTGAAGGCCGCGGCCGCCATCATCGAGGTCGCCGTCGGTGGCGCGGCGCCGCTGCACCAGGTCCTCGGCTCCGACTCCTACGCCCTGGCCAAGGCTCGGGTGGAGGCGCTCGCCGGTGACATCGAGGCCGGCCGCGAGCTCGCGTTCACCACGGACATCGCCGGCTCCTGA
- a CDS encoding helix-turn-helix transcriptional regulator produces the protein MAGHSDLGRFLRRCRAALAPEDVGIAPATHGRRVRGLRREEVALLAGVSVDYYTRLEQGRHTSPSAAVVEALARVFQLDAAASAHLADLARPVRRGNQETPAQRVRPAMHQLIASMTEHPALVLGRRTDVLASNALARALLTDWTLLPPRQRNYIRWIFLDPAARDAFLDWPTVAAEVVGTLRLYAGRNPDDPQLSRLVGELTIRSPEFRTWWNGHYVHERTYGTKRMRHPEVGPITLRYEALAMPGDPDQTLFIYTTDPGSPSHDNLRLLGSLVARSGSTPGTTSATRTPRG, from the coding sequence ATGGCGGGACACTCAGACCTCGGCCGGTTCCTTCGCCGGTGCCGGGCCGCCCTGGCGCCGGAGGACGTGGGCATCGCCCCCGCGACGCACGGGCGCCGGGTCCGCGGGCTGCGCCGGGAAGAGGTGGCGTTGCTCGCCGGGGTGAGCGTCGACTACTACACCCGGCTCGAACAGGGCCGGCACACCAGCCCGTCCGCAGCTGTCGTCGAGGCCCTCGCGCGGGTCTTCCAGCTCGACGCCGCCGCCAGCGCCCACCTCGCCGACCTGGCGCGGCCCGTCCGGCGCGGCAACCAGGAGACGCCCGCCCAACGGGTACGTCCGGCGATGCACCAGCTGATCGCCTCCATGACGGAGCACCCGGCGCTCGTCCTCGGACGCCGGACGGACGTGCTCGCGTCGAACGCCCTCGCCCGTGCGCTGCTCACCGACTGGACACTGCTGCCGCCACGGCAGCGCAACTACATCCGCTGGATCTTCCTGGACCCGGCTGCCCGCGACGCCTTCCTGGACTGGCCCACGGTGGCTGCCGAGGTGGTCGGCACCCTGCGTCTGTATGCCGGCCGCAATCCCGACGATCCACAGCTCAGCCGGCTCGTCGGCGAGCTGACCATCAGGAGCCCGGAGTTCCGTACCTGGTGGAACGGGCACTACGTGCACGAGCGCACGTACGGCACCAAGCGGATGCGCCACCCGGAGGTCGGGCCGATCACCCTTCGCTACGAGGCCCTCGCGATGCCCGGCGACCCGGACCAGACGCTGTTCATCTACACCACCGACCCCGGCAGCCCGTCGCACGACAACCTACGCCTGCTGGGGTCACTGGTGGCCCGGTCCGGGTCGACGCCGGGCACCACCTCGGCCACCCGGACGCCGCGCGGCTGA
- a CDS encoding RICIN domain-containing protein, with the protein MTTALTTPERRRRHRWRSLVAAAGALVVGTVGAVVASPSAQAATIDTGAYYVLVNRNSGKVLDVRDTSTADGAVIQQWSRNDGAWQQFRFVSSGSGYYRLQNRNSGKVVDLWEWNTADGAEYRQWPDLNATNQQFRVLDSDSGYVRLINRHSNKAVEVWEWSTADGGRISQYADLNGANQQWQLVPIGGGSPGTPQTGLVGWATQNGGTTGGGNAAVTTVTSASALSSALGSSSAAVIRVSGTISCSGMLRVRSNKTILGNAGATISGCGFTVSGDRNVIVRNLNFRNWSDDAINVEQSATNIWIDHNSFTNGYDGAVDIKRGSDFVTVSWNRVYGHDKSMLLGHSDDNGSQDVGHLRVTYHHNWFDGSNQRHPRVRFGNPVHVYNNLYSNVGGYGVASTMNAGVLVEGNYFENTADPYHRGEGSSGPGSLVARNNCFVNSGAGQAGGSVAGIPYPYTQDAACDVKAVVTAGAGAGRISV; encoded by the coding sequence GTGACAACGGCTCTCACCACCCCCGAAAGGCGCCGGCGGCACCGCTGGCGGTCCCTGGTCGCCGCCGCCGGCGCCCTCGTCGTCGGCACCGTCGGCGCGGTCGTCGCGTCGCCCTCGGCCCAGGCGGCCACCATCGACACAGGCGCGTACTACGTGCTGGTCAACCGCAACAGCGGCAAGGTTCTCGACGTCCGGGACACCTCGACGGCCGACGGCGCGGTGATCCAGCAGTGGTCCCGCAACGACGGGGCCTGGCAGCAGTTCCGTTTCGTCAGCTCCGGCAGCGGCTACTACCGACTGCAGAACCGCAACAGCGGCAAGGTCGTCGACCTGTGGGAATGGAACACCGCTGACGGCGCGGAGTACCGGCAGTGGCCCGACCTGAACGCGACCAACCAGCAGTTCCGGGTCCTCGACTCGGACAGCGGCTACGTCCGCCTGATCAACAGGCACTCCAACAAGGCCGTCGAGGTCTGGGAGTGGTCCACCGCCGACGGCGGCCGGATCTCCCAGTACGCCGACCTCAACGGCGCCAACCAGCAGTGGCAACTGGTGCCGATCGGCGGTGGCAGCCCTGGGACGCCCCAGACCGGGCTGGTCGGCTGGGCCACCCAGAACGGTGGCACCACCGGTGGCGGCAACGCCGCCGTCACCACGGTGACCAGCGCGTCCGCCCTGTCCAGCGCGCTGGGGTCGTCCAGCGCCGCGGTGATCCGGGTGTCCGGCACGATCTCCTGCTCCGGCATGCTGCGGGTCCGCTCCAACAAGACGATCCTCGGTAATGCCGGCGCGACGATCTCCGGCTGCGGATTCACCGTCAGCGGCGACCGCAACGTCATCGTCCGCAACCTGAACTTCCGCAACTGGAGCGATGACGCCATAAACGTCGAGCAGTCGGCCACCAACATCTGGATCGACCACAACAGCTTCACCAACGGGTACGACGGCGCTGTCGACATCAAGCGCGGCTCCGATTTCGTCACCGTGTCCTGGAACCGCGTCTACGGTCACGACAAGTCGATGCTGCTGGGCCACAGCGACGACAACGGCAGCCAGGACGTCGGGCACCTGCGCGTCACCTACCACCACAACTGGTTCGACGGCTCCAACCAGCGCCACCCGCGGGTGCGCTTCGGCAACCCGGTCCACGTCTACAACAACCTCTACAGCAACGTCGGCGGCTACGGCGTGGCGTCGACGATGAACGCCGGGGTCCTCGTGGAGGGCAACTACTTCGAGAACACGGCCGACCCCTACCACCGGGGCGAGGGCTCGTCCGGTCCCGGTTCCCTGGTCGCCCGCAACAACTGCTTCGTCAACTCGGGGGCCGGGCAGGCCGGCGGCAGCGTCGCCGGCATCCCGTACCCGTACACGCAGGATGCCGCCTGCGACGTGAAGGCCGTCGTGACGGCGGGCGCCGGGGCCGGACGGATCAGCGTCTGA
- a CDS encoding RICIN domain-containing protein yields the protein MLNPAVTSPPGAPRRRRAGLVLALVAALAGAVGVAVVAAPPAQAATIDTSAWYVLVNRNSGKVLDVRDTSTADGAVIQQWSRNDGAWQQFQFVSSGSGYYRLRARHSGKVIDLWEWNVADGAEYRQWPDLNGTNQQFQVLDSDSGYIRLINRHSSKALEVWERSTADGARISQYTDLNGANQQWQLVPTGTGTPTTPPPSTGCGSGSYQAEAVLGGGTWTARNGSSTVYTGSDMLAAVQAAVNSLSAGRTAKQRVVVRGSGSMSAGSRLSLPSYTTLAVCGTINVTGSGSGDYAPVYSRGTTDVEVQNLTLTGAPLYGIFMRNVDNLTLGQIDMRLSGGLGVRIDNHGGDRAVKVRNVRIDTVYVSGTGAHGVETYGVDGLTIGTVTARNTGYSGLLLNDTINATVGTVDAQGAGTGTGYAAFRMANRNGRVGNSYPTNIRVGTVIASGGGRGIFCVSESGGAVIDRVTISNTGNNSILVENCYNVTIAGVSGTVTGGGEVRIASRTEFPISSGIRFQNLTVTNTNITQSPCGGANNTISNVTRVNSTLNWC from the coding sequence ATGCTCAACCCCGCAGTGACGTCGCCGCCCGGCGCCCCACGTCGCCGGCGTGCCGGCCTGGTGCTGGCCCTGGTGGCGGCGCTGGCCGGCGCGGTCGGCGTCGCCGTGGTGGCCGCGCCACCGGCGCAGGCCGCCACCATCGACACCAGCGCCTGGTACGTGCTGGTCAACCGCAACAGCGGCAAGGTCCTCGACGTCCGGGACACCTCGACCGCCGACGGCGCGGTGATCCAGCAGTGGTCCCGCAACGACGGCGCGTGGCAGCAGTTCCAGTTCGTCTCCTCCGGCAGCGGCTACTACCGCCTGCGGGCCCGCCACAGCGGCAAGGTGATCGACCTGTGGGAGTGGAACGTCGCCGACGGCGCGGAGTACCGGCAGTGGCCCGACCTCAACGGCACCAACCAGCAGTTCCAGGTCCTCGACTCGGACAGCGGCTACATCCGCCTGATCAACAGGCACTCCAGCAAGGCCCTGGAGGTCTGGGAGCGTTCGACCGCCGACGGTGCCCGGATCAGCCAGTACACCGATCTCAACGGCGCCAACCAGCAGTGGCAACTGGTCCCGACGGGTACCGGCACACCCACCACGCCGCCACCGAGCACCGGGTGCGGCAGCGGCTCGTACCAGGCCGAGGCGGTGCTGGGCGGCGGCACCTGGACGGCCCGCAACGGATCGTCCACCGTGTACACCGGCTCGGACATGCTCGCCGCTGTGCAGGCAGCGGTGAACTCGCTGTCGGCGGGACGGACCGCGAAGCAGCGGGTGGTGGTGCGCGGCTCCGGCTCGATGAGCGCGGGCTCTCGGTTGTCGCTGCCGTCGTACACGACGCTGGCGGTCTGCGGCACGATCAACGTGACCGGCTCGGGGTCGGGCGACTACGCGCCCGTCTACTCCCGTGGCACCACCGACGTCGAGGTGCAGAACCTGACGCTCACCGGTGCTCCGCTGTACGGGATCTTCATGCGCAACGTCGACAACCTGACGCTCGGCCAGATCGACATGCGGCTCTCCGGCGGCCTGGGGGTGCGGATCGACAACCACGGCGGTGACCGGGCGGTCAAGGTGCGCAACGTGCGCATCGACACCGTGTACGTGTCAGGGACCGGCGCGCACGGCGTCGAGACGTACGGCGTGGACGGTCTGACGATCGGCACCGTCACCGCGCGCAACACCGGATACTCCGGTCTGCTGCTCAACGACACGATCAACGCCACTGTGGGCACCGTCGACGCGCAGGGCGCCGGCACCGGAACCGGCTACGCGGCGTTCCGGATGGCCAACCGCAACGGCCGGGTGGGCAACTCGTACCCGACGAACATCCGGGTCGGCACCGTCATCGCATCCGGTGGCGGCCGGGGGATCTTCTGCGTGTCGGAGTCCGGCGGCGCGGTCATCGACCGGGTGACGATCTCCAACACCGGCAACAACTCGATCCTCGTGGAGAACTGCTACAACGTCACGATCGCCGGGGTGTCCGGCACGGTGACCGGCGGCGGCGAGGTGCGCATCGCCTCCCGGACCGAGTTCCCGATCTCCTCCGGCATCCGCTTCCAGAACCTGACTGTCACCAACACGAACATCACCCAGAGTCCCTGCGGCGGAGCGAACAACACGATCAGCAACGTCACGCGGGTCAACTCGACGCTGAACTGGTGTTGA
- a CDS encoding family 43 glycosylhydrolase gives MPLRHLLRTAHRRGAGAAPADAPARRRLRPVLAAALAVLAVTAGLPVAGPAQAAPAVNHTNPLVNQRADPHIVKHTDGYYYMTATVPEYDRIVLRRATTLQGLAGAAETTIWRRHTSGEMGAHIWAPEIHFMNGKWYVYFAAGRTDDVWRIRMYVLENASTNPLSGSWTERGRITTPWDTFSLDASTFVVNGVRYLTWAQQEPGISTNSNVYLARMGANPWQITGTVTRLVVPTYDWETRGYRVAEGPTVIQRNGRVFLTYSASATDANYCLGMLTASAGANLLDAAAWAKSPAPVFASSAATGQYGPGHNSFTVSEDGQSDILVYHDRNYRDISGDPLNDPNRRTRIQKLYWNADGTPNFGIPVPDGATPVRLRSHDLTTSYVRHYDYRARVEPNVTNLADSQFRIVPGLAGGGSVSLESTNFPGYFLRHRAFALYVERDDGSALFDNDASFQRRPGLAAAEALSLESQNYSGRYVRHRDGLLQLEAVGTSADRAAATFHLE, from the coding sequence ATGCCTCTTCGACACCTGCTCCGCACGGCCCACCGCCGAGGGGCCGGCGCGGCGCCCGCCGACGCGCCTGCCCGCCGGCGCCTGCGGCCGGTCCTGGCCGCGGCGCTCGCGGTGCTCGCCGTGACCGCCGGTCTGCCGGTGGCCGGGCCCGCGCAGGCCGCGCCGGCCGTGAACCACACCAACCCGCTGGTGAACCAGCGGGCCGATCCGCACATCGTCAAGCACACCGACGGCTACTACTACATGACCGCGACGGTCCCGGAGTACGACCGGATCGTGCTGCGGCGGGCCACCACCCTGCAGGGACTGGCCGGCGCCGCGGAGACGACGATCTGGCGCCGCCACACCAGCGGGGAGATGGGCGCCCACATCTGGGCGCCGGAGATCCACTTCATGAACGGCAAGTGGTACGTCTACTTCGCCGCCGGACGCACGGACGACGTGTGGCGGATCCGGATGTACGTGCTGGAGAACGCGAGCACGAACCCGCTGTCCGGCTCGTGGACCGAACGCGGCCGGATCACCACGCCGTGGGACACGTTCAGCCTGGACGCCTCGACGTTCGTGGTGAACGGGGTGCGGTACCTGACCTGGGCCCAGCAGGAGCCCGGCATCTCCACCAACTCCAACGTCTACCTCGCCCGCATGGGCGCCAACCCGTGGCAGATCACCGGCACGGTGACCCGGCTGGTGGTCCCGACGTACGACTGGGAGACCCGTGGTTACCGGGTGGCCGAGGGCCCGACGGTGATCCAGCGCAACGGCCGGGTCTTCCTCACCTACTCGGCGAGTGCCACCGACGCCAACTACTGCCTCGGCATGCTGACCGCGTCCGCCGGCGCGAACCTGCTCGACGCCGCTGCCTGGGCCAAGAGCCCGGCCCCGGTGTTCGCCAGCAGCGCCGCCACCGGCCAGTACGGCCCCGGGCACAACTCCTTCACCGTCTCCGAGGACGGGCAGAGCGACATCCTGGTCTACCACGACCGCAACTACCGGGACATCAGCGGCGATCCGCTCAACGACCCGAACCGGCGGACCCGGATCCAGAAGCTCTACTGGAACGCCGACGGCACCCCGAACTTCGGCATCCCCGTACCCGACGGGGCCACCCCGGTCCGGCTGCGGTCACACGACCTGACCACGAGCTACGTCCGGCACTACGACTACCGGGCCCGGGTCGAGCCGAACGTGACGAACCTGGCCGACTCGCAGTTCCGCATCGTCCCCGGCCTCGCCGGCGGCGGATCGGTGTCCCTGGAGTCGACGAACTTCCCCGGCTACTTCCTGCGCCACCGGGCCTTCGCCCTCTACGTCGAACGCGACGACGGCTCGGCCCTGTTCGACAACGACGCGAGCTTCCAGCGCCGCCCCGGCCTGGCCGCGGCCGAGGCGCTCTCGCTCGAATCGCAGAACTACAGCGGCCGGTACGTCCGCCACCGCGACGGACTGCTCCAACTCGAAGCGGTGGGCACCAGCGCCGACCGGGCCGCGGCCACCTTCCACCTGGAGTAG